In candidate division KSB1 bacterium, the following proteins share a genomic window:
- a CDS encoding class I SAM-dependent RNA methyltransferase, whose translation MQTSRILVTCPKAIPPILADEIRTLGFPVLAQKEAAVETSGTLHDTMRLNLWLRTGHRVLFLLQDFRCRTPAELYGNLVRLPWENYLEAGSPLSITSAVHNDTIKDTRFANLKCKDAIVDRLKRTIGRRPDSGPRRRGAVVFLYWKESEASLYLDTSGESLAKRGYRKIPLQAPMQETLAAATILATGWRGEGHFINPMCGSGTLAIEAAWLSLGRPPGLLRDNFGFMHLRSFAPAAWQALLAEAKAGMQKTLPAKIIATDHDPRAVAAARQNAKTAGVDHLIEFAVCDFAATPVPAGGGVIMLNPEYGERLGRLPELQAVYPAIGDWFKQKGAGYTGYVFTGNLELAKRIGLRPRRRLPFFNGAIECRLLEFELYEGSKPRWRR comes from the coding sequence ATGCAAACCAGCCGCATTCTCGTCACCTGTCCCAAAGCCATTCCCCCGATTTTGGCGGATGAAATCCGCACGCTGGGTTTCCCTGTGCTGGCGCAGAAAGAAGCGGCGGTGGAAACCAGCGGCACGTTGCACGACACCATGCGCCTGAATCTCTGGCTGCGCACCGGCCACCGCGTCTTGTTCCTGCTGCAAGATTTCCGCTGCCGCACCCCCGCAGAGTTGTACGGCAACCTCGTGCGCCTGCCGTGGGAAAATTACCTCGAGGCCGGCAGCCCGCTCAGCATCACCTCGGCGGTGCACAACGACACCATCAAAGACACGCGCTTCGCCAATCTCAAATGCAAGGATGCGATTGTCGACCGTCTCAAGCGCACGATTGGCCGGCGGCCGGATTCCGGGCCCCGGCGCCGGGGCGCCGTGGTTTTTCTGTACTGGAAAGAAAGCGAAGCCAGCCTCTACCTCGACACTTCCGGCGAATCGCTGGCGAAACGCGGCTACCGCAAAATTCCGCTGCAGGCACCGATGCAGGAAACTTTGGCGGCAGCCACGATTTTGGCCACCGGCTGGCGGGGCGAGGGCCATTTTATCAATCCGATGTGCGGCAGCGGGACGCTGGCGATCGAAGCGGCATGGCTGAGTCTCGGCCGGCCGCCGGGTTTGCTGCGCGACAATTTCGGGTTCATGCATCTGCGCAGCTTCGCGCCGGCGGCGTGGCAGGCGTTGCTGGCGGAAGCGAAAGCGGGAATGCAAAAGACTCTCCCAGCCAAAATTATCGCGACCGATCACGATCCCCGGGCCGTGGCTGCCGCGCGACAGAACGCCAAAACTGCCGGCGTCGATCATTTGATTGAATTCGCAGTTTGCGACTTTGCCGCAACGCCGGTGCCGGCTGGTGGCGGGGTAATCATGCTCAATCCCGAGTACGGCGAGCGGCTGGGACGACTGCCGGAGTTGCAGGCCGTCTATCCTGCCATCGGTGACTGGTTCAAACAGAAAGGCGCAGGCTACACCGGTTATGTGTTCACCGGCAATCTCGAATTGGCGAAGCGGATCGGCTTGCGGCCCAGGCGCCGGCTGCCGTTTTTCAATGGCGCGATTGAATGCCGGTTGTTGGAATTCGAATTGTATGAAGGCAGCAAGCCGCGCTGGCGGAGGTGA